A single Argentina anserina chromosome 7, drPotAnse1.1, whole genome shotgun sequence DNA region contains:
- the LOC126803232 gene encoding histone-lysine N-methyltransferase, H3 lysine-9 specific SUVH1, which translates to MEPPNGIDKSRVLDVKPLRTLTPVFPAGGQAPNFGCMPPFGHTPNGFSPFYPFNAPPQATQQAPDLNNHVNHTGMQTPVGHMPAPLRSYRAPNPSAGLPHDFPEESNGDRESSMGGTGDEDGYFDGHKDVSAHRGSSSARKTNRASSSRKKVRKRGDADALFFPGNKGSGVNFVSVISPTQLEDGNIELVNYVLMNFDAVRRRICQIEDTKEKNTDSIKRADLKAGNIAMTKKVRTNMRRRIGAVPGVGIGDIFFFRMEMCVVGLHAPSMAGIDYMTLKGDLEKDPIALSIVSSGGYEDDTDSSDVLIYSGQGGNTNNKDKLMAVTDQKLERGNLALERSLHRGNEVRVIRGLKDDTTPNSKVYIYDGLYKIQESWMERGKSGGNMFKYKIVRVPGQPDAFSVLQTIRKWKDGTSSRPGLVLPDLTSAAERIPVSLVNEVDNEKGPAYFTYFPSLKYSKSFTLMQPSLGCNCRSACLPGDMNCSCIQNNEGEFPYTGNGILVSRKQLVYECGSSCPCAPNCKNRVSQGGLKVRLEVFRTKDRGWGLWSWDPIRAGTFICEYAGEVIDELKFKNKGYEGETDEFIFDTRRDYNPFKWNYEPGLLDEESPNESVEDYSIPYPLIISAKNAGNVSRFINHSCSPNVFWQPVLYEQNNQSFLHIGFFAIRHIPPLTELTYDYGISMSVEVDNNNGPHRRKKCLCGSSKCRGYFG; encoded by the coding sequence ATGGAGCCTCCCAATGGTATTGATAAGTCGAGGGTTTTGGATGTTAAACCTCTGCGTACTTTGACCCCGGTGTTTCCAGCCGGCGGTCAGGCCCCTAACTTTGGTTGCATGCCTCCCTTTGGCCATACCCCTAATGGGTTTTCGCCTTTTTACCCATTTAATGCACCACCACAAGCCACTCAACAAGCACCAGATCTCAATAATCATGTGAATCATACCGGAATGCAGACACCAGTTGGTCACATGCCGGCTCCACTTCGGTCGTATAGAGCCCCGAACCCGTCTGCAGGACTGCCCCATGACTTTCCGGAGGAGTCCAATGGAGATAGGGAGTCGTCAATGGGTGGGACGGGTGACGAAGATGGGTATTTTGATGGTCATAAGGACGTGTCTGCTCACCGTGGTTCCAGTTCAGCTCGAAAGACTAACAGAGCTAGTTCATCTCGTAAGAAGGTTAGGAAACGTGGAGATGCTGATGCATTATTTTTTCCTGGAAACAAAGGATCAGGGGTGAACTTTGTTTCTGTGATCAGTCCAACTCAACTGGAAGATGGTAACATTGAGTTGGTCAATTATGTACTCATGAACTTTGATGCTGTCAGGAGAAGAATCTGCCAGATTGAAGATACCAAGGAAAAGAATACCGACTCCATTAAGCGTGCAGATTTAAAAGCTGGTAATATTGCAATGACCAAAAAGGTTCGAACAAACATGAGGAGGAGAATTGGAGCTGTCCCTGGAGTTGGGATTGGggacattttctttttcaggaTGGAAATGTGTGTGGTGGGATTACATGCTCCATCAATGGCGGGTATTGATTACATGACTCTCAAGGGTGATTTGGAAAAAGATCCCATAGCCTTGAGCATAGTTTCTTCAGGAGGCTACGAGGATGACACAGATAGCAGTGATGTTTTGATATATAGTGGTCAGGGTGGTAATACCAACAACAAAGATAAGCTGATGGCTGTCACTGATCAGAAGCTTGAAAGAGGAAATCTTGCTCTTGAGAGAAGCCTGCACCGTGGCAATGAAGTAAGAGTGATTCGAGGGTTGAAAGATGATACAACTCCAAATTCCAAGGTCTATATCTATGATGGCCTGTACAAAATCCAAGAGTCATGGATGGAGAGGGGAAAATCTGGTGGTAACATGTTCAAGTACAAGATAGTGAGAGTGCCTGGACAACCAGATGCCTTCTCAGTTCTGCAAACAATCCGGAAGTGGAAGGACGGGACTTCATCAAGGCCTGGGCTTGTTCTCCCAGACCTCACTTCAGCTGCTGAACGTATACCTGTTTCCCTCGTAAATGAAGTTGACAACGAGAAGGGGCCTGCttatttcacatatttccCTTCACTCAAGTATTCCAAATCTTTCACTTTAATGCAGCCTTCTCTAGGTTGCAATTGTCGTAGTGCATGCCTCCCAGGTGATATGAATTGCTCCTGCATTCAAAATAATGAGGGTGAATTTCCTTACACTGGTAATGGGATTCTAGTTAGCCGCAAACAGTTGGTGTATGAATGTGGTTCTTCATGTCCATGCGCTCCTAACTGCAAAAACCGGGTATCCCAAGGTGGTTTAAAAGTGCGCTTGGAAGTGTTCAGGACAAAGGATAGGGGCTGGGGCCTATGGTCATGGGATCCTATTCGTGCTGGTACCTTTATATGTGAGTATGCTGGTGAAGTTATAGATGAActgaaattcaaaaataaAGGGTACGAAGGCGAAACTGATGAGTTTATCTTTGATACAAGGCGTGATTATAACCCCTTCAAGTGGAATTATGAACCTGGCTTGCTAGATGAGGAGAGTCCTAATGAGTCTGTCGAGGACTATAGCATCCCATATCCGCTGATCATAAGTGCCAAGAATGCTGGGAATGTATCTCGTTTTATCAATCACAGCTGTTCACCCAATGTCTTTTGGCAGCCAGTTCTATATGAACAGAACAACCAGTCTTTTCTCCATATTGGGTTTTTTGCAATCAGACACATTCCTCCCTTGACAGAATTGACATATGATTATGGGATTTCAATGTCTGTTGAAGTGGACAATAACAATGGCCCCCATAGGAGAAAGAAATGCTTATGTGGATCCTCAAAATGCCGGGGTTATTTTGGCTGA
- the LOC126803254 gene encoding protein ZINC INDUCED FACILITATOR 1-like: MLGRALTSVFWGIVADRYGRKPVIIIGTIAVVIFNTLFGLSVNFWMAIITRFLLGSLNGLLGPIKAYASEVFREEHQALGMSTVSTAWGIGLIIGPAMGGFFAQPAEKYPAIFSPDSIFGRFPYFLPCLCISVFALGVTIACFWLPETLHNHNENARSHDNSVEGLEFASCGSDANIMKQKSEEQKPKENLMKNWPLMSSIIVYCVFSLHDMAYTEIFSLWAESPRKLGGLSYSTEDVGEVLAISGFGLFVFQTTLYPYVEKMLGPIRIARIGGVLSIPLLSSYPFIALLSGISLSVLLNIASLPKNVISIMIVTGLFILQNRAVDQRQRGAANGIAMTLMSLFKAVGPAGGGTVFSWAQKRLDASFLPGIQMVFFILNLVELVAVVMTCKPFLIVHENRQG; this comes from the exons ATGCTTGGAAGAGCACTGACATCAGTTTTTTGGGGAATAGTGGCTGATCGCTATGGTCGCAAACCTGTCATAATAATAGGGACTATTGCAGT GGTTATTTTCAATACTCTCTTTGGACTCAGTGTAAACTTTTGGATGGCCATCATTACAAGATTTCTTCTAGGAAGTTTAAATGGTTTGCTTGGCCCAATAAAG GCATATGCAAGTGAAGTCTTTCGGGAAGAACACCAAGCGTTAGGGATGTCAACA GTTAGCACAGCATGGGGTATTGGATTGATTATTGGTCCAGCTATGGGAGGATTCTTTGCGCAG cCAGCAGAGAAATATCCCGCTATATTTTCCCCGGACTCTATATTTGGGAG GTTTCCATACTTCTTACCTTGCCTTTGTATCTCGGTTTTTGCTCTCGGAGTAACCATTGCATGTTTCTGGCTGCCG GAAACTTTACACAATCACAATGAAAACGCCAGATCACATGATAATTCTGTTGAAGGATTGGAGTTTGCATCCTGTGGGTCAGATGCAAAtataatgaaacaaaaatcTGAAGAGCAAAAGCCTAAAGAAAACCTCATGAAGAATTGGCCATTAATGTCATCAATCATTGTTTATTGTGTTTTTTCACTCCACGACATGGCTTACACAGAG ATATTCTCATTATGGGCGGAGAGTCCTCGAAAGTTAGGGGGTTTAAGCTACTCAACTGAGGATGTTGGTGAAGTTCTAGCAATCTCAG GTTTTGGTCTTTTTGTCTTTCAAACTACTCTGTACCCGTATGTGGAAAAGATGCTTGGTCCTATAAGAATTGCTCGAATTGGAGGG GTTTTGAGTATACCTCTTTTGTCAAGCTACCCCTTTATAGCATTATTGTCTGGGATTTCCCTCTCCGTGCTGTTAAATATTGCATCGCTGCCGAAAAATGTCATATCT ATCATGATCGTCACTGGCCTGTTCATTCTCCAAAACAGAGCTGTG GACCAGCGTCAAAGAGGTGCTGCTAATGGAATTGCTATGACTCTGATGTCGCTGTTCAAGGCAGTTGGTCCAGCTGGTGGTGGTACAGT GTTTTCTTGGGCACAAAAACGCCTGGATGCTTCCTTTCTACCTG GTATCCAGATGGTTTTCTTCATCTTGAATCTGGTGGAGTTAGTTGCAGTTGTCATGACGTGTAAGCCATTTCTTATTGTACATGAAAATAGACAGGGGTGA